A portion of the Streptomyces sp. NBC_00376 genome contains these proteins:
- a CDS encoding VOC family protein, which produces MASVRKIQITFDCADPERVARFWCEVLGYVAPPPPEGFDSWDAYNGSLPPEERGAWFACSDPTGEGPRLYFQRVPEGKVAKNRVHVDVRAGTGLVGAERLAVLEAERDRLVALGAVCTQVLYADEDNESCINMQDVEGNEFCLD; this is translated from the coding sequence ATGGCATCGGTGAGGAAGATCCAGATCACTTTCGACTGTGCGGACCCCGAGCGTGTCGCCCGTTTCTGGTGCGAGGTGCTGGGGTACGTCGCACCTCCGCCGCCGGAGGGGTTCGACTCCTGGGACGCCTACAACGGCTCACTGCCGCCCGAGGAGCGGGGTGCGTGGTTCGCCTGCTCCGATCCCACGGGCGAGGGCCCGCGCCTGTACTTCCAGCGCGTTCCCGAAGGGAAGGTCGCCAAGAACCGGGTGCACGTCGACGTGCGGGCCGGTACCGGGCTCGTGGGTGCGGAGCGGCTGGCCGTGCTGGAGGCCGAACGCGATCGGCTGGTGGCGCTCGGCGCGGTGTGCACGCAGGTGCTGTATGCCGACGAGGACAACGAGTCGTGCATCAACATGCAGGACGTCGAGGGCAACGAGTTCTGTCTCGACTGA
- a CDS encoding D-alanyl-D-alanine carboxypeptidase family protein: MKIGIKGIRRATATATVALTAGAVIAGSAFASTAQAATLPNPKITAAGGYTMNNGTAKSLFAKAADTRRSTGSTTKIMTAKVVLSQKNLNLDSKVTIQKAYSDYIVSKGASSARLIVGDKVTVRQLLYGLMLPSGCDAAYALADKFGSGTTRAARVKSFVGKMNAQAKALGLKNTHFDSFDGIGNGSNYSTPRDLTKLASSAMKSSTFRTVVKTKSTKQKVTTKSGGYRYMSWSNTNTMLSSYSGAIGIKTGSGPTAKYCLVFAATRGSKTIVGTVLASTNATNRSADMKKIMDYSFKK; encoded by the coding sequence TTGAAAATCGGCATTAAGGGCATAAGACGCGCCACCGCCACTGCCACCGTGGCGCTGACGGCAGGCGCCGTCATCGCGGGCAGCGCGTTCGCCTCCACCGCGCAGGCCGCCACGCTGCCCAACCCCAAGATCACCGCCGCGGGCGGTTACACGATGAACAACGGCACGGCGAAGTCCCTGTTCGCCAAGGCCGCGGACACGCGCCGTTCCACCGGCTCCACCACCAAGATCATGACGGCCAAGGTGGTGCTGTCGCAGAAGAACCTGAACCTGGATTCCAAGGTCACGATCCAGAAGGCGTACAGCGACTACATCGTCTCCAAGGGCGCCTCCTCGGCCCGCCTCATCGTGGGCGACAAGGTCACCGTCCGCCAGCTGCTGTACGGCCTGATGCTGCCGTCCGGCTGCGACGCCGCCTACGCGCTGGCCGACAAGTTCGGCTCCGGCACCACCCGCGCGGCCCGCGTGAAGTCGTTCGTCGGCAAGATGAACGCCCAGGCCAAGGCCCTCGGGTTGAAGAACACCCACTTCGACTCGTTCGACGGCATAGGGAACGGCTCCAACTACTCGACGCCGCGCGACCTGACCAAGCTCGCCAGCAGCGCCATGAAGAGCTCCACCTTCCGCACCGTCGTCAAGACCAAGTCGACCAAGCAGAAGGTCACCACGAAGTCCGGCGGCTACCGGTACATGTCGTGGTCCAACACCAACACCATGCTCAGCAGCTACAGCGGCGCCATCGGCATCAAGACCGGCTCCGGCCCGACGGCCAAGTACTGCCTGGTCTTCGCCGCGACCCGCGGCAGCAAGACGATCGTCGGCACGGTGCTCGCCTCCACCAACGCGACCAACCGCTCGGCGGACATGAAGAAGATCATGGACTACTCCTTCAAGAAGTAG
- a CDS encoding GntR family transcriptional regulator — MPAAPPAVKPVAKSSVKSAAKSAVKQPPAAERVYAHIKEAVLDRRYEGGTLLTEGDLAEAVGVSRTPVREALLRLEVEGLIKLYPKKGALVLAVSAQEIADVVETRLLVEEFAARKAVPASAQLIGRLEELLEEQRQLAEAGDLAAVSVKDRCFHAEIVRNAGNEILSRLYDQLRDRQLRMGVAVMEAHPGRIAANITEHGELLEAIRAGDADGAAQVVRRHVGRVKVLVRGEDR, encoded by the coding sequence ATGCCTGCCGCACCCCCAGCCGTGAAGCCTGTCGCGAAGTCGTCCGTGAAGTCCGCTGCGAAGTCGGCTGTGAAGCAGCCGCCCGCCGCCGAGCGCGTGTACGCCCACATCAAGGAGGCGGTCCTGGACCGCCGTTACGAGGGCGGCACGCTCCTGACCGAAGGCGATCTCGCAGAGGCCGTCGGGGTCTCCCGTACGCCTGTGCGCGAGGCGCTGCTGCGGCTGGAGGTCGAGGGGCTGATCAAGCTGTATCCGAAGAAGGGCGCCCTCGTGCTCGCCGTCTCCGCGCAGGAGATCGCCGATGTGGTGGAGACCCGGCTGCTGGTCGAGGAGTTCGCGGCCCGCAAGGCCGTGCCCGCCTCCGCGCAGCTGATCGGCCGGCTCGAAGAACTCCTGGAGGAGCAGCGGCAGCTGGCCGAGGCCGGGGACCTGGCGGCGGTGTCCGTGAAGGACCGCTGCTTTCACGCCGAGATCGTGCGCAACGCGGGAAACGAAATCCTCTCGCGCCTCTACGACCAGCTGCGCGACCGGCAGTTGCGGATGGGCGTCGCCGTGATGGAGGCGCACCCGGGGAGGATCGCCGCCAACATCACCGAGCACGGTGAGCTGCTGGAGGCGATCAGGGCCGGGGACGCGGACGGTGCCGCGCAGGTCGTGCGGCGCCATGTCGGCCGGGTCAAGGTGCTGGTCAGGGGTGAGGACCGGTGA